A single region of the Lotus japonicus ecotype B-129 chromosome 4, LjGifu_v1.2 genome encodes:
- the LOC130711960 gene encoding zinc finger CCCH domain-containing protein 12 — MDYGRDGNVVQIITTGGGGGGGGGGGGGDSWPGDQADWATEDEYRYWNGNEDTAPSNGDGRQSQSRSGSEPPSKKARGSSATSSSASQERSKAIGKMFFKTKLCCKFRAGTCPYVTNCNFAHSIEELRRPPPNWQEIVAAHEEEKAVLMSEPREEFQIPTIGSYAGDVSQRSYKGRHCKKFYTEEGCPYGDSCTFLHDEQSKNRESVAISLGPGGYAGGGGGGSGGGAGGGSGSGAVTPTGAASAAASSAGNGANVKPSNWKTRICNKWEMTGYCPFGNKCHFAHGATELHRYGGGLMEGESRDTASAIAADTKQGVPSKTLADNVVASATPIAHSDIYHIGVPSQRPSIVLQRPGQRTLQKWKGPDKISRIYGDWIDDIE; from the exons ATGGATTACGGTCGAGACGGGAACGTGGTGCAAATTATCACCACCGGCGGCGgtggcggaggaggaggaggaggaggagggggagaTAGCTGGCCGGGGGACCAGGCGGATTGGGCGACGGAAGACGAGTACCGGTACTGGAACGGCAACGAAGACACGGCGCCTTCGAACGGTGACGGGAGGCAGTCGCAGTCGCGGTCGGGGAGCGAGCCGCCGAGCAAGAAGGCTCGGGGCTCGTCTGCGACGTCGTCGTCGGCGTCGCAAGAGCGGTCGAAGGCGATCGGGAAGATGTTTTTCAAGACGAAGCTGTGCTGCAAGTTCAGGGCAGGGACGTGCCCGTACGTCACCAATTGCAACTTCGCCCACAGCATCGAGGAGCTCCGCCGTCCGCCGCCGAATTGGCAGGAGATTGTGGCGGCGcatgaggaggagaaggcggttCTCATGTCGGAGCCTAGGGAGGAGTTTCAGATCCCCACCATCGGGTCCTATGCAGGGGACGTGTCGCAGAGGTCTTACAAGGGGCGGCACTGCAAGAAATTCTATACGGAGGAAGGGTGCCCCTATGGGGATAGCTGCACTTTTCTTCATGATGAGCAATCTAAGAACCGCGAGAGCGTCGCGATAAGTTTAGGCCCTGGTGGTTATgctggcggcggcggtggtggtagtggtggtggtgctggtgGTGGTTCTGGTAGTGGTGCTGTTACTCCTACTGGTGCTGCTAGTGCTGCTGCTTCTTCTGCTGGGAATGGAGCTAATGTCAAGCCTTCTAATTGGAAAACCAGGATTTGTAATAAGTGGGAGATGACTGGGTATTGTCCCTTTGGCAACAAATGCCATTTTGCTCATGGTGCTACAG AACTGCACAGATATGGTGGTGGGCTTATGGAGGGAGAAAGCAGAGACACTGCATCCGCTATTGCGGCTGACACTAAACAGGGTGTGCCTTCAAAGACTCTTGCTGATAATGTGGTTGCATCAGCTACTCCTATTGCTCACTCAGATATTTATCATATTGGAGTCCCATCACAGAGGCCTTCCATTGTGCTGCAGAGGCCAGGGCAAAGAACTCTTCAGAAGTGGAAAGGTCCCGATAAAATCAGTAGAATATACGGTGACTGGATAGATGACATCGAATGA